The genomic window AATCTTGATTCAGAGGGTCTGACCATGTCCAGGAAGAGATGTGCCATACCAGCCTGCCCTTCAAACAGTGAATATGGGCGGTCACCACCGTGCATTAGCCCATCTGCAATCAGCTTGTTAGCTTTGTCTAGCAGAAAGCAAGCAAATGCTTTAGCCCGATACAAGTATTCCACCTTGCCAGTTAGCCTGTACAGCGAGAGGAACACATAGGCATTCCCACTTATACCATGACAAATTCCCACTCTCTTTAGCAGGCCTCGGTTCCATACCACCTCGGCAGCCTCCACAGCCACCTGCAGAAATTGCTCTTCTTGGAAGACCTGATCATAATATTTTGTTTACAGTTAAAGTCTGCATTAAGTGATACATGAAATGATAAACAAACAATGGTGATGGCAGCATGATCACCTGAGAAGCCTTGGTGAGAGTGAGAGAAACACCTGGGGCACCATGACACCAATGCACTAAACGGTCATTATTGGAGCCCTCACTCGAGGGGTAGTTCCCACTAGGAAAGCGATTTCGAATCATGTACTGGAGGGTACCTTTAATGTCTTCCTTCTCATCTGGTTTTAAATCCATGTCCATCAGGACATGCATAATCCCTGCCAGTCCATGAGCAGCACCCCAATATTTCTTGCCATGCCACTCATACATTAGAGGGCACCTGCCTCTGTTGGATAGTCTTTTTCCATCTGTAATGATTTCCTTTGCTAGTGCACCCTATATAGGTTTAGTTATTAAAGAATTAATAAGTTTCAGCTTAAAAAGTCATATGATGAAGATGATCCCAGATGAAATAATAGAAACAGTAGGGAGGACCAATTACTCACCATGTGGGTTGTGGGGATTGTCCCCTCACCTATGTGTTTATTCAAGAAACAACAAGCCCACAAGTATCCAACTCTTCCATACAAAAGCTCATTTGGAACTTTACCACGCATTCTAATCTGTTTAGAAGAAAGCTGCTAATTGAAGCTATCGGACATGATTAAGAAAACAGTATGCATCACCTTAATGAAAATTTAATCACACTGGACAGCATTCCATCAAATGAATTAGGATATAATAAGAAAGAAAACTCCAGCAAGTCATTTAAAAAGTTAATGCCTCAGATTTTTCTGGAGAGTTTTTTCTGCACAAAGATCTTTCTGGAGAGTTTTGGGTGTTTCTTCTTCCTAATATCTGCTCTCTTGTGAAAGATTGCAGAAATTGCCAGGTTTATGGAAACAACAATATTACTTCCGTTTTTCCCTTTTTTTGGAGTAAGGGAGGGAAAACCAGCTAGGATTACAACTATCTAGGTCCAATTACTTTGACATGCACCAGCCAAGACTTCAAACAGAAATCTGCTTGGTAGGTAAAGAGCGTTGTCCACTGGAGCAATGCCCGGTTCGTGAATTAACCATCAGTTTTTCATGCAGGTATGCTATGATCACGGACGAAGAGTGCTGATTTCTAGAAGGGGCTCCTTGTGGACAAGTTCTTTGAGAGTATTCAACAGAAATAGAAGTTAAAAAGCTTAAAAGTGTGACCTTCTCAACTATTGGTATGATGAATCAGAGCAAAAGATCCTACCTGGCTGGTGCAATGGAAGTTGGCATTGAGTTACTTCATCGTAATCAAAATTCTGCTCTCTAGAAGCTTGCAATGGGCTTTTTCTCTATCCTAGAAACTAATTCAGGTCAAAACTGAATCAGCTACCCACCAACTGGCACTCCACATCACAGGGTTGTCAGATAATCAGGTAGAGTGCCTGCTACAATATGCAACTAAGTTTAAATGGATATACCTTCATCCATAATGCCAATCCCATATAGATAGAATAAGGATTTATTGCTTGGCTTTATTTAGACCTGATTgcaattt from Elaeis guineensis isolate ETL-2024a chromosome 4, EG11, whole genome shotgun sequence includes these protein-coding regions:
- the LOC105042807 gene encoding lanC-like protein GCL2, whose protein sequence is MADRFFPNEMPAFVEENEGVLAPSPLHSLLYLPYPKTADKLLRAALDLKEKVVKETWVRLRGRAKDFTLYTGALGTAFLLFKAYQVTNNRGDLSLCSEIIRACDVASQGDPHVTFICGRAGVCALGAVVAKHAGDEALLNHYLSSFRGIRMRGKVPNELLYGRVGYLWACCFLNKHIGEGTIPTTHMGALAKEIITDGKRLSNRGRCPLMYEWHGKKYWGAAHGLAGIMHVLMDMDLKPDEKEDIKGTLQYMIRNRFPSGNYPSSEGSNNDRLVHWCHGAPGVSLTLTKASQVFQEEQFLQVAVEAAEVVWNRGLLKRVGICHGISGNAYVFLSLYRLTGKVEYLYRAKAFACFLLDKANKLIADGLMHGGDRPYSLFEGQAGMAHLFLDMVRPSESRFPAYEL